The Raphanus sativus cultivar WK10039 unplaced genomic scaffold, ASM80110v3 Scaffold2332, whole genome shotgun sequence genome contains the following window.
cgtaaacccaaTGTAATTTTACAAGGCTTTTACGTAGAAAGtccaattcgtcgtaaactcattgtaaatatacgagccatttacgacgaatcatgtaaccgttacttttggtgaaaacgtgcatatagtgtggtttaaagtaactaacttcgttgtaaaatcATTGTAAATTTACGAGAGATTTACAACGAATCATGTTACCGGTTTTTTTGGTGGAAACGTGTATATAGTGGGGTTCAAAATAaactaacttcgttgtaaaatAAGATGTAAAAACGATGTAAAAGCATAGTAAAGcttttcgttgtaaaatccaTGTTATACCTTCACCTACCACTTACGAAAATcgtctatatatatgatcatttctcaattcaaataacacacaaacaaaatcaaagaaaaaaaaccagaaaaaaaaacaaatggctTGTGGCTTCAATATTTACGAGTTACGAAGTTGGATGTATTCGCATAAAGATGATTCCGGTAGAGTGACAGATGCATTTCTAAGCGGGCTAGAGACATTCATGCACCAGGCGGGCTGTACACCGATCACGCAGGAAAGCGGTAAGATATTCTGCCCTTGTCAGAAAtgcaagaattcaaaatttgctCGTAGTGAAACTGTATGGAAACACTTACTAAACAGAGGATTTACACCACAATATTATAATTGGTATCAACATGGGGAGGGTTATGGTggaaatgaagctagtagtagtaataatttTGAAGATGCTGGCAATAGTAAAGAACcgaatcatttgcataatgaatctagttatcatcaggaggagcagatggtagatcatgatagggttcaagacatgattactgatgcatttttagaaacaactacaacaataactcatgaaactggaaatgtagaagaacctaatttggatgcaaaaaggttttatgaaatgttagatgctgcaaatcaaccaatctacactggttgtagagaaggtctctctaaattgtctctAGCAGTTAGGATGATGAACATTAAAACGGATCATAATTTACCTGAGAATTGCATGGATGCTTGGGCGGagttgttcaaagagtatttgccagaAGACAACGTGTTagctgaatcttattatgagattcagaaattggtttatagtcttgggttgccttcggagatgatagatgtttgcatcgacaactgcatgatctactggaaggatgatgagaagttagaagagtgtcgattctgcaagaaaccacgattcaagccgcaaggacgtgggaggaatagggtaccgtaccaaaggatgtggtacctacccaTTAAAGACaggttaaaaaaattataccaaTCGGAGAGAACTGCTGCATGGATGAGGTGGCATGCTGAACATGTCCAGAAGGATGGCGAGGTCGCTCACCCATCATATGCAAGggcgtggaaacatttcaacAAGGTATACCCAGATTTCGCTGAAAATATTCGGAATGTCTATCTTGGGTTATGCaccgatggatttagtccatttggtATGTCTGGGAGACAGTATTATTTGTGGCCAGTTATTCTTACGCCGTACAACCTGCCGCCGGACATGTGCATGGAACAAGAAtttctattcttgaccatattaatcccTGGGCCGAAGCATCCAAAACGGTCGTTCATTCCtcacaaatctctctctctctgtaaggtaactcctctctctctctagttagttttttttataattagtttaggtggttagtatagggaattagtttagagaattagtttagggaattagtttaggtggttagtatagataattttttaaaaaataattaattaatagtgttgtgatttttaattattatttttttaaaataatgtagaTCATGGCTCCTAGGAAAAAACCACCACCGACTTATGATGAGATGTTTGGCGATGGTGCCGGGACGTCTTCTTTTTCCGGTGGCCGAGCATCTTCTGATGCCGTTCCGGACTCTCAGACATCTCAGAGAGTTTGGAGTCCTCCTCCCGCACCTCACATGGCTCCACCTCCGCCACCAGCAGCTCCCCAGGAGCCCATTCCAGGGGCAGATGTTCATCCAGACTTGCGGGTGCCTCCTCATGCACCATACGCAAGATATACGGTGGAGGATTTGCTTTCCGCGCCTGGACGGGAGGGTATGGACGTTTTGGACCCCGATAGACCGCCGGGTGCTTATTGGtaagtaaatttataatttaaaatttttaaatcatttttatatattttattaacaagttGGTTTAATTTGCAGGTTTGGGGCCAACAACCGTGTTTCCCGGAGCGTTTCAAAGACGATGAAGGGATACTTAGACGGAGCTTATCCAAACTGGAGCTTGACTCCAGATCACGTCAAGATCACTTGGTTTAAACAGTTTGcggtaatttttcaattttctttttaatattttcttttattatttttattaattattaattattaattattaatggtttcataattttgtttgtttcagcaaAAGTGGAATTGGTCCTTAGGAATCACCgaaatggtgaagaaggaatTCGAGGCAAAGGCGAAGACTCGCCTTACCAACACGGTCTCGAATTGGAAGGATAAGTGGGAGATCTACGGCTATGACGGGAGGCCCACTGGGGTCACCAAGGATGTATGGGATGACCTCATCGCCTTTTGGAAGCTACCCAGCTCAATCCGGAAGGCCAACTCCTGCTCCGCTTTCCGTAGGACCAAGGATAAAGATGGGAATTTGCCTATGCCTCATACCACCGGGCAAAAACCTCATGCCGGGATCCATCTCGAAGCTGTAAGTTttagttgtaatatttattttattaataaatttgaatttcaatatttaatattttattattggtttttgtAGTTTGAGAAGACCGGAGTCATGCCATCTTTGTCCGACCTCTTCAAGATGACTCACGCCAAACCGGACGGGACTTTTGTTGATCCTGCATCCGAGAAGCTCTTCAACACTGTGGCTGCTCGGGTTGATGAGCGGGAGACGCAACTCACCCAGCAGTCTCCGGATGGATTACCCGTCAAATTAACGACAGAAGAGGTTGACAGGATCTTCGAggaggtaaaatttaaaagctagtttaaattaattttactatttcaacaatattaactatttaatattattttttgtaggtcGCTCCAAGAAAGAAGGACCGGATGGTGGGAATCGGTTCTGTCAACGAAGTCGCAAGGGCGACTTCGTCTTACTCTTCGAGACGGGCCCAAGAGACTTCTCAGATGCAGGCTCGATTGGATACCCAGCAGAAGCGTTTAGACTCTCTCAAGAACCTGTTGGATATTATGGCGATGGGGAACCCGACCATGAAGAGAGCGTTGGCGGCCAGACGAGAAGCTCTCGGGATGCAACAACGGGATCCCGAATCTACCGATCCAGTGGGAGCGGGAACAAGCGGAGAGGGACCGAGCGGGACCGGCTACTTTGATGATGTATCGCTCccgtagatttttatttttataatttcgttttgtaaaatattaaaacttaaattttatttatggaatatttattttctaaacaattgtttttttattatttgaaattttaatttttataatttccaattttattataaataaaaataaaataataaatgaaattaatataattaatataataaataaactaacgatgtaaattcgtcgtaaagtttacaacgaatttacatcgaagaACTCGTAAATACGATGTAAACAATTACATCGAGTTTACAACGATGGAGATGTAAAGTCGTCGTaaattttacaacgaatttacatcgaacTTTTACGTGTATTTTACATCGAAATATTTACAACTCCTTTACGACGAACCTTTACGAGTTAGTTACAACGAGTGTTTACGTGGACATTACGACGAAAGCTTTCCTTCTCCTTTACGACGAATTCATTAACTCGTACCCGTTACGTGGCGTTTACGACGAATCTTCTTTTCgaggtaaattcgtcgtaatcccccttttacaacgaatttacaacgaaaaGCGCCCtggtaaataatatgttttcttgtagtgattgtCTTTCTTTGAACTGcattaattatttattctcAAGCagtatgattatttttatattaattactgATAAATTGTCATGTTGAACTTTACAATATAATTTTGttgaataatatgatataaactatattatttatattatatgctTATAAATATAAGTGAAAACCTTACaataatgtataaaattataatttattatttattaaaaatttgatggttagtaatattataataactatgattcaaattttatataatactccctctgttttttaaaatatgttattttagcATTTTTTGCATATTTCGAAAAGTGTCATTCTATATTTTCAATGCAGTTTTTCATTCATCatcatttttatcttttaactaaCCAA
Protein-coding sequences here:
- the LOC108820449 gene encoding uncharacterized protein LOC108820449, translating into MAPRKKPPPTYDEMFGDGAGTSSFSGGRASSDAVPDSQTSQRVWSPPPAPHMAPPPPPAAPQEPIPGADVHPDLRVPPHAPYARYTVEDLLSAPGREGMDVLDPDRPPGAYWFGANNRVSRSVSKTMKGYLDGAYPNWSLTPDHVKITWFKQFAQKWNWSLGITEMVKKEFEAKAKTRLTNTVSNWKDKWEIYGYDGRPTGVTKDVWDDLIAFWKLPSSIRKANSCSAFRRTKDKDGNLPMPHTTGQKPHAGIHLEAFEKTGVMPSLSDLFKMTHAKPDGTFVDPASEKLFNTVAARVDERETQLTQQSPDGLPVKLTTEEVDRIFEEVAPRKKDRMVGIGSVNEVARATSSYSSRRAQETSQMQARLDTQQKRLDSLKNLLDIMAMGNPTMKRALAARREALGMQQRDPESTDPVGAGTSGEGPSGTGYFDDVSLP